A region from the Cannabis sativa cultivar Pink pepper isolate KNU-18-1 chromosome 9, ASM2916894v1, whole genome shotgun sequence genome encodes:
- the LOC133031289 gene encoding uncharacterized protein LOC133031289 — MAAEYGFEDLGGSLSIIPLEEEEEPAVQYDRPLVDDAEVDTRWSIVGRFLTDSPIDFMAMENLMAVLWKPGMGMYVKDLGANRFIFQFYHEIDIQRVIDRSPWTFKNAPLISERLKTGDIPRALRLHHLEIWVQLHDIQAGFKTERVVSDAANYIGSFVKTDENNFNGVWREYLRVQVRIDIEKPLKRRMKLQLTGGEWFWINFCYEFVPTFCFICGVIGHTDQYCSRLFIQPIASIVKPYGSFMKAVPRRTQYAMGSKWLRLASGGAGNFGASASGGVGSSGTSGHVQQGGEVFQPRGDRRLNAHDFRSEQQREIPQMEGQRLMHGNRDVVGGHARFMGINAVNSDVIDGEIY, encoded by the coding sequence ATGGCAGCAGAGTATGGCTTTGAGGATCTTGGTGGTAGCTTGTCGATCATCCCACtcgaggaggaggaggagccaGCAGTTCAATACGATAGGCCGTTGGTTGATGATGCCGAGGTCGATACTCGGTGGAGCATAGTTGGTCGATTTCTTACGGACTCTCCGATCGACTTCATGGCGATGGAAAACTTGATGGCGGTTCTATGGAAGCCAGGTATGGGTATGTATGTGAAAGATTTGGGAGCAAAtagatttatttttcaattctatCATGAGATAGATATTCAGCGGGTCATTGATCGTAGTCCATGGACGTTCAAAAATGCTCCGTTAATCTCTGAGAGATTGAAAACTGGGGACATTCCAAGGGCGTTGCGGCTGCATCACCTCGAAATATGGGTTCAATTGCATGATATTCAGGCGGGTTTTAAGACGGAAAGGGTGGTTTCGGACGCTGCGAACTATATCGGAAGCTTTGTTAAAACCGATGAGAATAACTTCAATGGTGTTTGGAGGGAATATCTCAGGGTGCAGGTTCGGATCGATATCGAGAAGCCATTAAAACGGCGGATGAAGTTGCAGCTAACCGGTGGTGAGTGGTTTTGGATAAATTTTTGTTATGAATTTGTGCcgactttttgttttatttgtggAGTTATAGGCCACACCGATCAATATTGCTCTAGGTTATTTATCCAACCTATTGCTTCTATTGTCAAACCATATGGTTCGTTCATGAAGGCGGTCCCTCGGAGAACACAATACGCTATGGGATCTAAGTGGCTCCGATTGGCGTCTGGAGGGGCTGGGAATTTTGGTGCGTCGGCCTCTGGTGGTGTTGGGAGTTCTGGTACGTCGGGGCATGTCCAGCAAGGTGGTGAGGTTTTCCAGCCGAGAGGAGATAGGAGATTAAATGCCCATGATTTTCGGAGTGAACAGCAAAGAGAAATTCCACAAATGGAGGGTCAAAGATTGATGCATGGGAATAGGGATGTGGTTGGTGGCCATGCAAGATTCATGGGAATTAATGCcgtgaatagtgatgtaattgATGGGGAGATATATTAG